From Pectinophora gossypiella chromosome 16, ilPecGoss1.1, whole genome shotgun sequence, one genomic window encodes:
- the LOC126373871 gene encoding uncharacterized protein LOC126373871, translated as MRWGESETRLFVKLYLDHKCLWNSEHDDYKIKHKRQAAYREIVSKFHAITNILLHEREVVLKIRSLKSTYSQEIAKIRARSSPGAPYMTKLGWFKDWDKCFRISRRKQLGMTSSCDEAPEVDTETEDSSQRIWFSEEIDNCENNSETEKDPFISPTDDDYVLLLKSEPVDEEHTESPYKRKKYKRNSTSSECSKDIVESKYEGKEDEFDIYGKYIASQLRNMDIATALKAQLQIQSIVSEARIESLTEKK; from the exons ATGCGTTGGGGTGAATCTGAGACTAGGTTGTTCGTTAAATTATATCTTGACCATAAATGCTTGTGGAATAGTGAACATGACGACTACAAAATCAAGCATAAAAGGCAAGCAGCATACCGAGAAATAGTTTCCAAATTTCATGCTATAACCAATATATTACTTCACGAAAGGGAAGTAGTATTAAAGATAAGGAGTTTAAAATCGACGTACAGCCAAGAAATAGCGAAAATTAGAGCTCGTTCATCCCCTGGTGCGCCGTATATGACGAAGCTGGGATGGTTTAAAGACTGGGACAAATGCTTTCGTATATCAAGAAGGAAACAACTTGGAATGACATCCTCATGTGATGAA GCACCAGAAGTCGATACCGAAACGGAAGATTCCTCCCAAAGGATATGGTTTAGCGAAGAGATTGATAATTGTGAAAACAACTCTGAAACTGAAAAAGATCCTTTCATTTCCCCCACAGATGACGATTATGTTTTATTGTTGAAGTCTGAGCCAGTGGACGAGGAACATACTGAATCACCgtataaaaggaaaaaatataaaagaaatagcACAAGTTCCGAATGCTCCAAGGACATAGTGGAAAGCAAATATGAAGGGAAAGAGGATGAGTTTGATATCTATGGTAAATACATAGCGTCACAATTAAGAAATATGGATATTGCAACAGCTCTAAAAGCACAGCTTCAAATACAAAGTATTGTTAGTGAAGCTAGAATAGAATCATTAACAGAAAAGAAATAG
- the LOC126373875 gene encoding uncharacterized protein LOC126373875 translates to MRWGEAVTTEFVRMYLKHECLWNPDHPSYKMRHVREKAYYAISSEFKAATSKNLSVPEVKVKIKNLRTTYCQQVHKILQKSGPDSMYEPSLVWFHEMDRCLKHIPLNRHLNYGSRQQAPEVDSSEIWVETRNEKLDEQNPDPLISQTDEELQEPSDEVNTKKKKRSSFKKKKKFKRKSPVCYVSDSNSESREDEFDIYGKFIASQLRQMDLQKALRLQLEIQSLVSEARISDIS, encoded by the exons ATGCGGTGGGGCGAAGCTGTTACGACAGAATTTGTTAGGATGTATCTTAAGCATGAGTGTCTGTGGAATCCTGACCACCCGAGTTATAAAATGCGACACGTAAGAGAAAAAGCTTACTACGCTATTAGCTCAGAGTTTAAAGCTGCTACGTCGAAGAATTTATCCGTTCCGGAAGTAAAAGTGAAGATAAAGAATTTACGGACAACGTACTGCCAACAAGTGCACAAAATACTGCAGAAATCCGGTCCAGATTCTATGTATGAACCTTCGCTTGTTTGGTTCCATGAAATGGATCGATGTTTGAAGCATATACCTTTGAACCGGCATTTGAACTATGGCTCG AGGCAACAGGCACCAGAGGTTGACTCCTCTGAAATATGGGTGGAAACACGGAATGAAAAATTGGATGAGCAAAACCCAGACCCTCTTATATCACAAACAGATGAAGAATTACAAGAACCATCAGACGAAGTTAACACGAAAAAGAAAAAGCGGAGTTCctttaagaaaaagaaaaagttcaAACGTAAAAGTCCAGTTTGTTACGTATCAGATTCAAATTCAGAATCAAGGGAGGACGAATTTGACATTTATGGGAAGTTCATAGCATCACAACTGAGGCAAATGGACCTACAAAAAGCGTTGAGACTACAACTTGAAATACAAAGTCTCGTTAGCGAAGCCAGGATCTCTgatatatcataa